One segment of Thermococcus profundus DNA contains the following:
- a CDS encoding TIGR01177 family methyltransferase — protein MLYVEILGSLPEMARDEVRAMLELGGGKITGEDYLLLKVEADEKAYPFLDRLGLAHEYGELTIEADSVDELLKKADEVEWPIEGTFKVDTETMANCEHDVLDLPRKLGGVIHSKGFKVNLSKPDNLVRAYCGEKLYAGIRLRYFDPKDFERRKAHHRPFFRPISLHPRFSRALVNLTKAKREILDPFMGAGGILIEAGLLGLKVYGVDIRPEMVEGAETNLRNYGVRDYTLELGDATRLEELFPNKKFEAVATDPPYGTAATLAGRKRDELYRKALRSIYNVLEDGGRLAIAFPIEFDGKGEAEAVGFRTVGMYYQRVHKSLERYFYVFEKAR, from the coding sequence ATGCTTTACGTGGAGATACTCGGAAGTCTGCCCGAGATGGCAAGGGATGAAGTCAGGGCAATGCTTGAGCTGGGCGGCGGTAAGATAACCGGGGAGGACTACCTCCTCCTCAAGGTCGAGGCTGATGAGAAAGCTTACCCGTTTCTCGACAGGCTCGGATTAGCCCACGAGTATGGAGAGCTCACCATCGAGGCGGATTCCGTTGATGAACTCCTCAAAAAGGCCGATGAAGTGGAATGGCCGATAGAGGGGACTTTCAAAGTGGATACAGAGACTATGGCCAACTGCGAACACGACGTTTTAGACCTTCCTCGGAAGCTGGGTGGGGTTATACACTCCAAAGGGTTCAAGGTTAACCTCTCAAAGCCGGATAATCTAGTGAGGGCCTACTGCGGCGAGAAGCTCTACGCAGGGATAAGGCTCCGCTACTTTGACCCCAAAGACTTCGAAAGGAGGAAGGCCCACCACAGGCCGTTCTTCAGGCCAATTTCTCTCCATCCGCGCTTTTCAAGGGCCCTCGTGAACCTGACGAAGGCGAAGCGGGAAATACTAGATCCATTCATGGGTGCCGGCGGAATACTCATAGAGGCAGGCCTGCTCGGCCTGAAGGTCTACGGAGTGGATATAAGGCCAGAGATGGTAGAAGGGGCCGAGACCAACCTCAGGAACTACGGAGTGAGAGACTACACCCTGGAGCTAGGAGATGCTACGCGGCTGGAGGAGCTATTCCCGAACAAGAAGTTTGAGGCGGTAGCTACCGATCCGCCCTACGGAACCGCCGCGACACTCGCTGGAAGAAAGAGAGACGAGCTTTACAGAAAGGCTCTGAGAAGCATCTACAACGTGCTTGAGGACGGCGGCAGGCTCGCGATAGCGTTTCCGATAGAGTTCGACGGGAAGGGGGAGGCCGAAGCTGTGGGGTTCAGGACGGTAGGGATGTACTACCAGAGGGTTCACAAGAGTCTTGAGCGGTACTTCTATGTGTTCGAGAAGGCCAGGTGA
- a CDS encoding 7-carboxy-7-deazaguanine synthase QueE, with protein MKVIMAEVFNSWQGEGGSVEGSAFGRRQIFVRFAGCDLHCLWCDSKEYIDASHVSRWRYEVEPFTGKFKYKPNPASVDEVVDAVLRLDTGDIHSISYTGGEPTLQVKPLKALMGRMKELDFDNFLETHGGLPELIREVAPLTDYASVDIKDETARATEDWKGLVLREVESIRILKEAGVKTYAKLVVTRETKVENVRWYASLLKDLAPLVIQPREPINITQEKLMGLYREAAQIMGRKNVGLSFQVHKYLNVL; from the coding sequence ATGAAAGTCATCATGGCGGAGGTCTTCAACAGCTGGCAGGGGGAAGGCGGAAGCGTCGAAGGCTCAGCGTTCGGACGGAGGCAGATATTCGTTCGCTTCGCCGGCTGCGACCTTCACTGCCTTTGGTGCGATTCAAAGGAGTACATCGATGCTTCCCACGTTTCCCGCTGGAGGTACGAGGTTGAGCCCTTCACGGGAAAGTTCAAGTACAAGCCAAACCCGGCGAGCGTTGATGAGGTGGTTGATGCGGTCTTAAGGCTCGATACAGGGGATATCCACTCCATAAGCTACACCGGTGGTGAGCCAACACTCCAGGTAAAGCCCCTGAAAGCTCTGATGGGGAGAATGAAGGAGCTCGACTTCGACAACTTCCTCGAGACCCATGGGGGTCTTCCAGAGCTGATTAGAGAAGTAGCGCCGCTGACGGACTACGCGAGCGTCGACATAAAGGACGAGACGGCCAGAGCGACGGAGGACTGGAAGGGTCTTGTCCTTCGTGAAGTGGAGAGCATAAGGATCCTGAAGGAAGCTGGAGTGAAAACCTATGCCAAGCTCGTCGTTACTAGAGAGACTAAAGTGGAGAACGTCCGCTGGTACGCTTCACTGCTGAAAGACCTTGCCCCGCTCGTCATCCAGCCGAGGGAGCCCATCAACATAACTCAGGAAAAGCTGATGGGGCTCTACCGCGAGGCGGCCCAAATAATGGGGAGGAAGAACGTCGGGCTCAGCTTCCAGGTTCACAAGTACCTCAACGTCCTGTGA
- the topA gene encoding DNA topoisomerase I, with product MVTLIIAEKPNVARKIAYALAEGKPVRKTIGKVSYYEFTRDGKRIIVAPAVGHLFSLAPKVKTYGYPIFDIEWVPVYVAEKGKSYARDYIKALATLAKRADEFVVACDYDTEGEVIGYTALKYACGVDPSKAKRMKFSALTKKDLLKAWYNLEPTINFGMADAGVARHVLDWYWGVNLSRALTSAIKRASGKWMVLSTGRVQGPTLKFLVEREKEIQNFKPTPYWVIKMTLEKNGGQYTANYEKERILDENEAKRIVEEAKKGPAFVEKVEIKQQKRNPPVPFDLGTLQREAYSAFGYTPKKTLEIAQKLYEKGLQSYPRTSSQKLPKNLNFRTILQNLAKLPEYKPFAHELLGKEKLKPVEGKKDDPAHPAIYPTGELPKPSDLTKDEGNIYDLVVRRFLALFMEPALRETMKVIINSNNHRFILSGARTVKEGWLKVYGKYVKFDEVILPAFKEGEPVRVIQIKREKKKTKPPARYSPAAVIKKMEDLGIGTKATRAQILETLYQRGYIEGKRKIKVTPLGMRVVEALEKNVPDIVSVELTRAFEEKMEEIMAGKANKDQVIEESKDQLVKILQIFKEKELDIGRILLESTGTGVTTSKETAKKARAVKELTEDEEKEIQKAVDGESASGSSRKIERKPLVIGKCPKCGGDLVVRYNRKTGKRFVGCSNWPKCDVTYPLLQRGEIIPTNKTCCGGAPVVKIREKGREYEICVDMNCKDWSRKKKK from the coding sequence ATGGTCACGCTCATCATCGCGGAGAAGCCCAACGTTGCCAGGAAGATAGCCTATGCACTGGCAGAAGGCAAGCCGGTTAGAAAAACCATTGGGAAGGTGAGCTACTACGAGTTCACCCGCGATGGGAAGAGGATAATCGTGGCTCCTGCCGTCGGGCATCTCTTCTCCCTCGCCCCCAAGGTGAAGACCTACGGCTACCCGATCTTCGATATCGAATGGGTGCCCGTTTATGTGGCTGAAAAAGGAAAGAGCTATGCGAGGGACTACATAAAGGCCCTCGCAACCCTGGCAAAGCGGGCCGATGAATTCGTGGTTGCCTGCGACTATGATACCGAGGGTGAGGTGATAGGTTATACCGCTTTGAAATACGCCTGCGGCGTCGATCCGTCAAAGGCAAAGCGCATGAAGTTCTCTGCCCTGACAAAGAAAGACCTCCTGAAGGCCTGGTACAACCTCGAACCGACTATCAACTTCGGCATGGCCGATGCTGGTGTTGCCAGGCACGTCCTAGACTGGTACTGGGGCGTCAACCTCTCAAGGGCCCTCACATCGGCCATAAAGCGCGCAAGTGGGAAATGGATGGTTCTCTCGACTGGAAGGGTTCAGGGGCCGACCCTGAAGTTTCTGGTCGAGAGGGAGAAGGAGATCCAGAACTTCAAGCCGACACCGTACTGGGTCATCAAGATGACTCTGGAGAAGAACGGGGGGCAGTACACCGCCAACTACGAGAAGGAGCGCATCCTCGACGAGAATGAGGCCAAGAGGATAGTCGAGGAAGCTAAGAAGGGGCCTGCTTTTGTGGAGAAGGTAGAAATCAAGCAGCAGAAAAGGAATCCCCCCGTGCCCTTCGACCTCGGAACCCTCCAGAGGGAAGCCTATTCCGCCTTCGGCTACACTCCAAAGAAGACTCTGGAGATAGCACAGAAGCTGTACGAGAAGGGCCTTCAATCGTACCCGAGAACAAGCTCCCAGAAGCTCCCCAAGAACCTCAACTTCAGAACAATACTCCAGAATCTCGCCAAGTTGCCCGAGTACAAGCCCTTTGCCCACGAGCTTCTGGGTAAGGAGAAGCTCAAGCCCGTCGAAGGAAAAAAGGATGACCCGGCGCATCCGGCCATATATCCAACCGGCGAGCTTCCAAAGCCCAGCGACCTCACTAAGGATGAGGGGAACATCTACGACCTCGTTGTGAGACGCTTTCTGGCGCTCTTCATGGAGCCCGCATTGAGGGAGACGATGAAGGTCATCATAAACTCCAACAACCACCGCTTTATCCTCAGCGGGGCGAGAACCGTCAAGGAGGGCTGGCTGAAAGTATACGGCAAGTACGTTAAATTTGACGAGGTTATCCTTCCCGCTTTCAAGGAAGGAGAACCCGTCAGGGTCATTCAGATAAAGCGCGAGAAGAAGAAGACCAAACCGCCAGCGCGCTACTCTCCAGCGGCGGTCATTAAGAAGATGGAAGACCTCGGCATAGGAACCAAAGCGACGCGCGCCCAGATCTTGGAAACCCTCTACCAGAGGGGATACATAGAAGGCAAGCGGAAGATAAAGGTTACCCCTCTTGGGATGCGTGTTGTCGAAGCCCTGGAGAAGAACGTACCCGACATAGTCAGCGTTGAACTGACGAGAGCCTTTGAGGAGAAGATGGAGGAGATAATGGCAGGGAAAGCGAACAAGGATCAGGTCATCGAGGAGAGTAAAGACCAGCTGGTTAAGATCCTCCAGATCTTCAAGGAGAAGGAGCTTGACATCGGCAGGATTCTCCTGGAGAGCACCGGGACTGGGGTAACGACAAGTAAAGAGACCGCAAAGAAGGCCAGAGCAGTGAAGGAACTCACCGAGGATGAGGAGAAGGAGATCCAAAAAGCTGTGGATGGGGAATCCGCATCCGGATCTTCCAGAAAGATTGAACGTAAGCCCCTCGTGATCGGTAAGTGCCCCAAGTGCGGCGGCGATTTGGTCGTTAGGTACAACAGGAAGACCGGAAAGCGCTTCGTCGGCTGTTCGAACTGGCCCAAGTGCGACGTAACTTACCCCCTCCTCCAGCGGGGTGAAATAATTCCAACCAACAAGACCTGCTGTGGTGGGGCGCCCGTCGTGAAGATCCGCGAGAAGGGCCGCGAGTACGAGATATGCGTTGATATGAACTGCAAGGACTGGAGCAGAAAGAAAAAGAAGTAG
- a CDS encoding geranylgeranyl reductase family protein — protein sequence MSWKYDVVVVGAGIAGPIIARNVAKAGHSVLLIDKKPAIGSPKQCAEGISIKVFDKYDIPYDKRYINREIYGAKLYSPSGHELELRYKEASGVILERKVFDKMLAYYAAKAGADVLSRTEALDVIRKDGKVVGIKAKHENEPVEIYADIIVAADGVESTIARKAGINTYAPPHEFDSSYEYEMLIEGYDPDLIHLWFGNEVAPRGYVWVFPKDEDRANVGIGIASDHPETAKYYLDKWLKENNIPAKKILEVNVGVVPVGGFVKELAKDNVIVVGDAARQVNPMHGGGMAEAMEAGTIASKWINRALEEENIALLQNYTKEWWETDGKRLEKVLKVRKVTEKLTDEDLDLFIQVLSGADAEKIAGGDYGEVIKALLKHPKVLLSKRRISLLRQLL from the coding sequence ATGAGCTGGAAATACGATGTCGTTGTGGTCGGTGCGGGAATAGCCGGCCCGATAATAGCCAGGAACGTTGCTAAAGCCGGTCACTCGGTCCTTCTCATCGATAAGAAGCCTGCCATTGGTTCACCCAAGCAGTGTGCTGAGGGCATAAGCATAAAGGTCTTCGACAAGTACGACATCCCCTACGACAAGCGCTACATAAACCGTGAGATTTATGGTGCCAAGCTCTACTCCCCAAGCGGCCACGAGCTGGAGCTCAGGTACAAGGAAGCCAGCGGCGTAATCCTTGAGAGAAAGGTCTTCGACAAGATGCTAGCTTACTATGCGGCAAAGGCCGGAGCAGATGTCCTCTCAAGGACAGAGGCCCTCGATGTCATCAGGAAGGACGGTAAAGTCGTTGGAATCAAGGCCAAGCACGAGAATGAGCCCGTTGAGATTTATGCTGATATAATCGTCGCCGCCGACGGTGTTGAGAGCACCATAGCCAGAAAAGCTGGGATAAACACCTACGCTCCCCCGCATGAGTTCGACTCAAGCTATGAGTACGAGATGCTCATAGAGGGCTACGACCCAGACCTCATACACCTCTGGTTCGGCAACGAGGTCGCTCCGCGCGGCTACGTATGGGTCTTCCCGAAGGACGAGGACCGGGCAAACGTTGGCATTGGTATAGCCTCAGACCACCCGGAGACCGCCAAGTACTACCTCGACAAGTGGCTCAAGGAGAACAACATTCCAGCTAAGAAGATACTCGAGGTTAACGTCGGCGTTGTTCCAGTTGGCGGCTTCGTCAAGGAGCTTGCCAAGGACAACGTTATCGTCGTCGGCGATGCCGCCAGGCAGGTCAACCCGATGCACGGCGGCGGAATGGCCGAGGCCATGGAAGCAGGAACTATAGCGAGCAAGTGGATAAACAGGGCCCTCGAAGAGGAGAACATTGCCCTCCTCCAGAACTACACCAAGGAGTGGTGGGAGACCGACGGAAAGAGGCTTGAAAAAGTCCTCAAGGTCAGAAAGGTAACCGAGAAGCTCACCGACGAGGACCTCGACCTGTTTATTCAGGTTCTCAGCGGCGCCGACGCGGAGAAGATAGCGGGAGGCGACTACGGGGAGGTTATCAAAGCACTCCTCAAGCACCCGAAGGTCCTCCTCAGCAAGCGCAGGATCTCCCTGCTCAGGCAGCTTCTTTAA
- a CDS encoding DUF362 domain-containing protein, protein MPEKIRVVVNEDKCYLCGGCAGVCPTLAIEVHSSGWEFFQDKCISCRICINACPVGALSAEPLEVKE, encoded by the coding sequence ATGCCGGAGAAGATTAGAGTCGTAGTCAACGAGGATAAGTGCTACCTCTGCGGCGGCTGTGCCGGTGTTTGCCCGACCCTCGCCATTGAAGTCCACTCGAGCGGCTGGGAGTTCTTCCAGGACAAGTGCATAAGCTGCAGGATATGCATCAACGCATGCCCCGTTGGAGCGCTCAGCGCTGAACCCCTGGAGGTGAAAGAATGA
- the surR gene encoding sulfur metabolism transcriptional regulator SurR, with the protein MPETGPDVFYILGNKVRRDLLSHLTCTECYFSFLSNKVSVSSTAVAKHLKIMEREGILRSYEREGPFIGPARKYYEINISKTFVTTITPNVFWYTGLDLDGGSLERATVDVSSFDVEIEDLHSQIEAFLGLTRELNKVLSLLQSIEHKRDRLMARIKETYLSEIGDMTQLAILHYVLLTGEATVDELSDRLNLKEREVLVKAQELDRFVPLIIKDGLIKIDEERLKQRNGGETNAGED; encoded by the coding sequence ATGCCTGAGACAGGACCGGACGTGTTTTACATCCTGGGAAACAAGGTCCGCCGAGACCTTTTAAGCCATCTGACTTGTACCGAGTGCTATTTCAGCTTCTTGAGCAACAAAGTTAGCGTTTCTTCGACCGCCGTTGCCAAGCACCTCAAGATCATGGAGAGAGAAGGAATCCTCCGCTCCTACGAGAGGGAAGGGCCCTTCATCGGCCCCGCCAGAAAGTACTACGAGATAAACATATCAAAAACGTTCGTAACAACGATAACCCCCAACGTGTTCTGGTACACTGGGCTCGACCTCGACGGAGGCTCGCTTGAGAGGGCCACGGTTGACGTCTCTTCTTTTGACGTTGAGATTGAGGACCTCCACTCCCAGATAGAAGCGTTCCTGGGGCTGACCAGGGAGCTCAACAAAGTTCTCTCGCTCCTGCAGAGCATCGAGCACAAGAGGGACAGACTGATGGCGAGGATCAAAGAGACCTACCTCAGTGAGATCGGCGACATGACGCAACTGGCCATTCTCCACTACGTCCTTCTCACAGGGGAAGCAACTGTAGACGAGCTCTCCGACAGGCTCAACCTCAAGGAGAGGGAAGTTCTCGTGAAGGCCCAGGAACTGGACAGATTCGTACCGTTAATAATAAAAGACGGCCTCATTAAAATCGACGAAGAAAGGCTGAAACAAAGGAACGGCGGTGAAACCAATGCCGGAGAAGATTAG
- the pdo gene encoding protein disulfide oxidoreductase — protein MGLISDADKKVIKEEFFSKITNPVKIIGFTGKEHCQYCDQLKQLVQELAELSDKLSFEFYDFDTEEGRKIAEQYRIDRAPAVTITQDGRDMGVRFFGLPAGHEFAAFLEDIVDVSNATTDLMPESKEELAKIEKDVRILVFVTPTCPYCPLAVRMAHKFAIENTNAGKGKILGDMVEAIEYPEWADKYSVMAVPKIVIQVDGEDKVQFEGAYPEKMFMEKLLAALE, from the coding sequence ATGGGACTGATTAGCGATGCCGACAAGAAGGTAATTAAGGAGGAGTTCTTTTCAAAGATAACCAACCCCGTTAAGATCATCGGCTTCACAGGTAAGGAGCACTGCCAGTACTGCGACCAGCTCAAGCAGCTCGTTCAGGAGCTCGCCGAGCTCAGCGACAAGCTCAGCTTTGAGTTCTACGACTTCGACACTGAGGAGGGCAGGAAGATAGCGGAGCAGTACAGGATCGACCGCGCTCCAGCTGTAACCATAACCCAGGACGGCAGGGACATGGGCGTTCGCTTCTTCGGCCTTCCGGCCGGCCACGAGTTCGCGGCATTCCTTGAGGACATAGTAGATGTCAGCAACGCCACCACAGACCTCATGCCCGAGAGCAAGGAGGAGCTCGCCAAGATCGAGAAAGACGTCAGGATACTCGTCTTCGTTACCCCGACCTGCCCGTACTGCCCGCTCGCCGTCAGGATGGCCCACAAGTTCGCCATCGAGAACACCAACGCCGGCAAGGGCAAGATTCTTGGAGACATGGTCGAGGCCATCGAGTACCCGGAGTGGGCCGACAAGTACAGCGTCATGGCGGTTCCGAAGATCGTCATCCAGGTGGACGGCGAGGACAAGGTTCAGTTCGAGGGCGCCTATCCTGAGAAGATGTTCATGGAGAAACTTTTGGCTGCCCTCGAGTGA
- a CDS encoding MBL fold metallo-hydrolase, with product MGVDVGTAEDVRIYVLADDYAGYNSPFWAQHGVSFLIDAQSGGIRRRILFDTASYAEPILFNMKLLKLDPGEIDAVLLSHSHFDHTGGLLGIMREIKREVPVFAHPDIFKVSFAMDPEFVYAGIPPLRGGTREKIEELGGIWILSRDPIRIMPGIFTLGEVPVEQRADFEKETSIGLYKLEDGRVTKDDVSDEIGLAINTRKGLVVVGGCSHPGIVSMVRRAREISGVERVHAVVGGFHLIDADDERIQKTVEALKGMGVKKVYAGHCTGLKAEALFASEFGENFEKLHAGKVLDL from the coding sequence ATGGGGGTGGATGTTGGAACGGCTGAGGATGTTAGGATCTACGTTCTTGCCGATGACTACGCTGGATATAACAGTCCATTCTGGGCACAGCATGGGGTTTCTTTTCTCATCGACGCGCAATCGGGGGGAATCAGGCGGAGGATCCTTTTCGACACGGCCTCCTACGCCGAGCCGATCCTGTTCAACATGAAACTGCTCAAGCTCGATCCCGGCGAGATAGACGCAGTCCTCCTCTCTCACAGCCACTTCGACCACACAGGGGGCCTTTTGGGCATCATGCGGGAGATAAAAAGGGAAGTGCCGGTGTTTGCCCACCCCGATATATTCAAGGTGAGCTTTGCAATGGATCCGGAGTTCGTCTATGCTGGAATTCCGCCGCTCAGGGGAGGAACGAGGGAGAAAATCGAAGAGCTTGGAGGGATATGGATCCTCAGCAGGGATCCTATACGGATAATGCCCGGGATCTTCACCCTCGGGGAGGTTCCGGTTGAGCAGAGGGCCGACTTCGAAAAGGAGACCTCGATAGGGCTCTACAAACTTGAAGATGGAAGGGTGACTAAGGACGACGTAAGCGATGAGATAGGGCTTGCGATAAACACCAGAAAGGGGCTTGTCGTGGTTGGGGGCTGTTCCCATCCCGGCATTGTGAGTATGGTGAGGCGGGCAAGGGAGATAAGCGGAGTTGAGCGCGTTCATGCAGTTGTTGGCGGTTTTCACTTGATAGACGCTGACGATGAGAGGATTCAAAAGACCGTGGAGGCTCTGAAGGGGATGGGAGTTAAGAAGGTCTACGCCGGCCACTGCACGGGCCTTAAAGCTGAGGCTCTCTTTGCCAGTGAGTTCGGGGAGAACTTCGAAAAGCTCCACGCGGGGAAGGTGTTGGACCTTTAG
- the cas2 gene encoding CRISPR-associated endonuclease Cas2: MYVIVVYDVSVERVNKVKKFLRQHLHWVQNSVFEGEVTRAEFERIREKIRELINEDEDSVVIYKLRSMPERKIIGLEKNPLEDII; encoded by the coding sequence ATGTACGTCATAGTGGTCTACGACGTCTCGGTTGAACGGGTCAACAAAGTCAAAAAGTTTCTGCGTCAGCACCTCCATTGGGTCCAAAACAGCGTCTTTGAGGGTGAGGTGACGAGGGCGGAGTTTGAGCGCATAAGGGAGAAGATAAGAGAACTTATCAACGAGGATGAGGACTCCGTTGTCATCTACAAACTCCGCTCAATGCCAGAGAGGAAAATAATAGGGCTGGAGAAGAACCCCCTGGAGGACATTATCTAG
- a CDS encoding CRISPR-associated protein Cas4: MEIPDELKTLNREIKDKIAGRKSPRRIWVTSLSFCLRKAALSIYLGTSKYERTGDMLLGTLLHKWVQENVEVGDIEFEVPLEYKISDGWILVGRADAILGDKILEFKLKGFNQENGPGSLKEMEEPSWTWKEQLNAYLTMAGLEEGYIYVFNRDGLDFKHFKVEKDKELFDKLLRRAWVVIRGVEELDQGKFPAWITPRRSDECDSCPFRPICAAIDKPWEKSR; encoded by the coding sequence ATGGAAATCCCAGACGAGCTTAAAACACTTAACAGAGAGATAAAGGACAAAATAGCCGGAAGAAAGTCTCCACGAAGGATATGGGTCACTTCTCTGAGTTTCTGCCTCAGAAAGGCAGCTCTTTCAATATATCTCGGAACGTCCAAGTATGAACGCACTGGAGACATGCTCTTGGGTACTCTGCTTCACAAGTGGGTTCAGGAGAATGTGGAGGTAGGCGACATAGAGTTTGAGGTGCCATTGGAGTACAAGATCTCCGATGGATGGATCCTTGTGGGGAGGGCCGACGCAATACTGGGAGACAAAATACTCGAGTTCAAGCTCAAGGGTTTCAATCAGGAAAACGGGCCGGGTAGCCTGAAGGAAATGGAGGAACCATCATGGACATGGAAAGAACAACTCAACGCCTACCTCACCATGGCTGGCCTGGAGGAAGGTTACATATATGTTTTTAACAGAGATGGGTTGGACTTTAAACACTTCAAAGTGGAGAAGGACAAAGAATTATTCGACAAATTACTCAGGCGAGCCTGGGTTGTAATAAGGGGCGTTGAGGAACTTGACCAGGGAAAGTTCCCGGCGTGGATAACCCCCCGTCGTTCCGATGAATGTGATTCTTGCCCCTTCAGACCCATATGTGCTGCGATAGATAAGCCATGGGAGAAGTCTAGATAA
- the cas6 gene encoding CRISPR-associated endoribonuclease Cas6 → MRIKLLLRFKPPFLIPYNYPRYLYSFLLHAIELADREVAGRIHNNKRDVKFVTSKFRPVGNAKSVSEGIIVESGTVELYVGSAEITILRTLIEGLGYGPNELHVKGQKLQSYTAELEETPKRLSGKRFKTLSPVSVYHNNPPNGFRQWDLSPVGQPNSPFEDEPELWKELLFENLKSKYMMVYGEPYERDFRIKVLTKRPKSKKFFMKRDKKTGKPIYARAWEFDFRMWGEEEFLRVAYDLGIGMRNPHGFGMVEVV, encoded by the coding sequence ATGAGGATTAAACTTCTCCTCCGCTTCAAACCTCCTTTCCTCATTCCCTACAACTATCCTCGCTACCTCTACTCCTTCCTCCTTCACGCCATTGAGCTCGCCGATAGGGAAGTCGCGGGCAGGATTCACAACAACAAGAGGGACGTCAAGTTCGTCACATCGAAGTTCAGGCCCGTGGGAAATGCCAAGAGCGTTAGTGAAGGCATTATAGTTGAGTCGGGAACGGTGGAGCTCTACGTCGGTTCTGCAGAAATTACCATTCTCCGCACTCTGATTGAGGGACTTGGATACGGACCCAACGAACTTCACGTAAAAGGACAGAAACTCCAGAGCTACACGGCCGAGCTTGAAGAGACCCCGAAACGCCTGTCGGGAAAGCGCTTTAAAACCCTCTCACCCGTCAGCGTCTACCACAACAACCCGCCCAACGGCTTCCGACAGTGGGATCTCTCTCCTGTTGGCCAGCCGAACAGTCCCTTTGAGGACGAGCCCGAGTTATGGAAGGAGCTCCTCTTTGAAAACCTGAAGTCCAAGTACATGATGGTCTACGGTGAACCCTACGAGAGAGACTTCAGGATCAAGGTGCTGACCAAGAGGCCAAAGAGCAAGAAGTTTTTCATGAAGAGGGACAAGAAAACAGGAAAGCCAATCTACGCCCGCGCCTGGGAGTTTGATTTCAGAATGTGGGGTGAGGAGGAGTTTCTCCGGGTTGCGTACGATCTTGGAATTGGGATGAGGAATCCTCACGGGTTTGGTATGGTGGAGGTGGTGTGA
- the csa3 gene encoding CRISPR-associated CARF protein Csa3, whose protein sequence is MLVVFPVGFDERFIVRALVRKREGANGLEAGDKLLAIVPKGYQGEQRTVNAINAIKNITSPIIGGEHMVILEVPLNGEEIVTKISHAINDNLTNDRLILAVLSGGMRPLIVSTLLALLTIEDVRVIVESDFENLSGHISLELGPFLAPSNRRWTRIICGFLDGKSVRKISEELGVSPATISNELKEMTKYGLVKAEKPDGRAPRYKATNAGRLYLKIKGERCYED, encoded by the coding sequence TTGCTCGTGGTCTTTCCGGTGGGCTTTGATGAGAGGTTCATTGTTAGGGCACTGGTGAGAAAGAGGGAAGGCGCCAATGGGCTCGAAGCCGGGGACAAGCTCTTGGCGATCGTTCCTAAGGGATATCAGGGGGAGCAAAGAACCGTCAACGCAATCAACGCAATAAAAAACATAACCTCCCCCATAATTGGGGGAGAGCACATGGTGATCCTGGAGGTCCCTCTTAACGGCGAGGAGATAGTAACCAAGATATCCCACGCTATAAACGACAACCTGACCAACGATCGCCTCATTCTGGCAGTCCTCTCGGGTGGCATGAGGCCGCTCATTGTATCCACGCTCCTGGCACTTTTGACCATCGAGGACGTTAGAGTTATAGTAGAAAGCGACTTTGAGAACCTCTCAGGACATATTTCTCTTGAACTGGGGCCGTTTCTAGCACCATCCAACAGAAGATGGACAAGGATAATCTGTGGCTTCCTTGATGGTAAAAGTGTGAGGAAGATATCTGAGGAGCTTGGGGTTTCCCCGGCAACTATCAGTAATGAGCTGAAAGAAATGACAAAATACGGTCTTGTTAAAGCCGAAAAGCCCGATGGAAGGGCTCCAAGATATAAAGCAACCAATGCTGGAAGGCTTTACCTGAAGATCAAGGGGGAAAGATGTTATGAGGATTAA